A region of the Pirellulales bacterium genome:
GGCGTCGCCGTGCGGTTTGTCTATCCCGACAGCCCTGCCGCGAAAGCGGGCGTGAAGGCGGGCGACCGGCTGACCGGCATCGCCGGCAAGCCGGTGGCCAACCTCGACGAAGCGCTCGCCGAGCTGGCTTCGTTCTCGGCCCACGAGAAAACGCATGTCACTTTCCATCGCGGCGCCGAAACGCATGAATTCGATGTGCAATTCGCCGCTCTGCCGGAAGCATCGCCGCCCGAGTTGCCGCCCGCCCACGGCGAGCCGCCGACCGCCGCCGATCCGAAGCCGAAGTTGGGGATCGTGCCGATCCGCGTGCCGGAATCGCCGAATAAGTGCATAGCGTACGTGCCGGAAAACTACAATCCACAAGTCGCTTGCGGTGTCGTGATCTGGCTCCATGCCCCGGGAAGCTACAAGGAAGACGAACTCGTTGCCGCTTGGAAGGATGTTTGCGCTCGGCACGATCTGATTCTGCTTGCGCCCAAAAGCAACGATCCGGCCCGATGGCAGCGAACCGAATTGAACTTCATCCGCAAAATGCTCGACGAAGTCGTGGCGAAATACCGCATCGACCGGAATCGGATCGTCGTTGCCGGCCAGGAGGGAGGAGGCGCGATGTCGTATTTGTTCGCGCAGAACAATCGCGATTGGGTTCGAGGCGTGGTCGCCATCGACGCGGCCATTCCCGCCGGCAGCCAGGTGGCGCCGAACGATCCAGTCGAGCGGCTGGCCTATTACATCGCGCGCTCCGAAAAATCGACTGCCAATTCGCAGATCGAAGCATCGATCGAAGCGTTGCGGGAGGAAAAATACCCGGTCACGCTCCTGGATCTCGGCCCCGCCGGGCGTGCTCTTTCGGCTGCCGAGTTGACTGAAGTCGGGCGTTGGATCGATTCGTTGGACCGACTGTAGACCGGCTGCCCCTATAGCTGCAGCGATGCGTTGAAAACCGCGAGCGGCGGCCATTCGTCCCATGGAAAAGCGCACTGTGATCGGCCTAATGGCCTTTGCCCTTCTTGCGATCGGCATCGGGCTGACGATGGGCGGTGCGACGAGCGCACCGGCAATCGAGTGCGAGGCATCCTCTTTGCGGCTCGGCGTGGTGTGCTCGCTGCTTTGGCTGGCCTATCCCGAGCTGGTTAAATTGCCCGGCTGGCTATTTCCGGCAATATGTTGCACGGCGCTGGCGGCCTATCGCTGGCGTTGGCTGTTCGCACTGGTGCCGATTATCGCCGCAGCCGGTTGGCTATTGCAGCCGCGAGGCAAGCGCCGCCGCACCGCACGCCGATCGCCAACCCGCAAACGAAGCCAATCGCGAGATGTGTGATATCGCTGCTAGACGTTGGCAAACCGCTAATGCGGGCTAGAACGGTCTTTGCCGTTGGACCTTGAATTACTTCTTCGGCGCGGCCGTGTCGTCCGGCAGCCAGTCGACGAGTTCGTCGGACCAGGTTCCATCGGCTTGCTTCGGTGCGAAGCGATTGATTATATCGGCGGCATCGCCGGTTCCGCCGGGCTTGCCGTCGCTGCCGAAGCTCGTAAGCGTCACCGATCCGTCGCTGCCGACCGTATAGAGGATCGGATTGCCCCACGCGTCGGTCGTGTCGTTGTCGTAGCCAGGCATTTCATCGAGTGCCGCCAGGTCCGGCGGCAAGCGGTCATGCTGCCGAGCGTATTTTAGAATTCTCCGTTTGAGAACCCGCTCCGTCGATTCGGTAAGCGCCCTTGGCGGCACTCGATCGACGAGCGATGCGGAAAGCGATTCGCATCCGGCCACGACGAGCGTGGCGAGCAATAAGAGGATTCGAAGGCTCGATGGGCTGCGCATCGCCACCTTGTCATTCACTGGATGGAAACTCCGCCTATTGCCGGCGGCCGCTGGTGCTCGCCGTTGAGGTGCCGTCGGCGATGTACATGAATGCATCGTCGACGATCCACTGCGTCGACCAACTGTGGCCATCGTCCATGTTCACGAGGTCGAAGAAAAAGCTTTCGAATTGCTCGCATTTGCTGCTATAGGCGAAATACGATGCAACATGGTCTTTCGCCGTGAAGTTCTCGACTCCTTCGTGAATGTAATAGTTCACCTGGCCGTTCGGCCCGAACGACATGCCGAGCGAATACCAGCCCGGCTTGGTGATCCGCGGCCCGGCGACATCCTGGCCCATCTCGTTGGCGCGAATGATGAATTGGGCCGAATCTTCCTTCTGGCCCGAGTCGGCCTTGCTATAGAAGCAGATGAACATGCCGGGCCAGTAGATATCATCCTTCATCGTCCGCCGGCCCCAGCTATAGCTGGTCTTCGTTGCATGGCAGCAGGCGCGATAGCCGAACGAGTTGCCGGTGCGCTTTTCCCATTTGTCGAACGGCGGCAAATAGACCTTCACCACGACGCTCGGCCAGCGAGAAACGGGGGTCATGCCGATTTTCGACGCCACGTCGGCGACGAAATCATCTTGCTGCGGCTTGAAGCTCGGCCGCCCAGGCACGCCCGACCAGAGCGTTTGCATCAGCATCGCGCCCTTGCTTCCAGCGATGCCGCCGGGCGGGGTTTGCACGAGCCGCACGATATCCGGCGCCCCGCGCATCATCGGCTCGAACCATCGGCCGTTGGCCGCCACTCCGCCGGGCAACCGCTCCTGGCCATCGATGTTTTGGCTGCTCTTGGGCAGATTGGCGATGTAGTTCCACTTCGGGGCTTCGAAATCGTCGCCGACTTCCATCACCCGGCGGCCCGAGCCGGGGATGAAATCCTGTGCTCGCGATTGTCGCGCATGAACCAAGCTGATTGCGAATGCCATTGCGACCAGCGTCGTCGAGATTTTCTGCCGCAGGCAAATTTTGAGGCAAATTGCCATGTCCATACTCCTCGAATTCGGAACAGCCATCGTTCGATTCGCAGCGCGAAGCACGCCCGGAACGCGACCTTCGCGCGCGTCTGGTTATCGACGGAAGTTTATTCAAAATGGGCAAAGTCTTCCGCGTCCGCCGAGCCGGATTCTACTCCGTTTAGGGCTTCGTGCAAGGTCGATCCAAACGTGGGTTGCCTCGAAATGGCGCGGAGCAAATGGCGGTTGCAGAGGAAACGCCGCCATTCAAACTTCAGTCGGTCTTTTTGAGGTGGTCATTGAGTCTCCTTGAACTTCCCATACGCCTATTCCGCCACACGCCAGCGGGTCTGGAACAGTCCGTAGATCGCGGCTAGGAGGAACGTGTCCAGGACCGCCGTGAAGCCGAGGTAAGTGAAATAGGCCGTCCAAGGGCCGCCGCGATCGGTCATGTCCGGCACATGGAATTGCAGCGGCGTGTTGAAAGCCGCGCTGAGCGGGCTGATTCGCTGGATCGACTCGATCCATTGGGCCGTATGGCTGCCGGGGTAATATGTCTCGGTGAAAAACCGCAGGGCCAGCGGCAGGCAGAAGAGCGTGCCAATCAGCAGGTAGCTGGTCATCAGGCTGACCGACGTTTTCCGGCACAGCACCGAGCAAAACATCGCCACCACGGACGTCGTCAGGCAGGTCATCAGGATGATGCCGAAATAGGCCGGCGGGGCCCAAAAATTGTTCCAGCCGAATGAGCCCATGGCGTACGAGCAGAGCAACGGCCAAGCGACGAAAGCCGTCAGCACGGTCGAAACACGCAGGCCCGAAAACAGCTTGCCCCACAAAATCTTGCCGGGGCTGATCATCGTCGTCAAAAGCATTTCGAGCGTTTGCCGTTCGCGCTCGCCGGTGATACTGCCGGCCGAAAAGACCGGGCCGACCAGCACGTTGAACAGCAACACATAGGCGATATACCACGGCGCAAGATAAACTTTGATATACAACAGCCATGCCATGAGCGGCATCGCCAGCACCGTGCTCACCATGATCACCACGCGGAGCATCAGCGTGCCCTGGCTAAAAATCTCGCTCCGCAATTCCTTGTCGAACACGGGATTCACGCCGTCGGGCAAGAGCGTCGTCCGCGGCGCCGGCACGAGCAGCCGGTCGGGAAATTGATCGGCATGGATCACAAGTCCGACGGCATGTTGCTCTTCTTCCTCTAGATCGACGACTTCGTTTCCCTCGCTGCCGACGTCGGGTGGGTGCAACAGCCGGGCGGCGGTTTGCGCAAACAATGCCACGCAGATGAAGCCGAACAGGGCCGGAATGACCGTCACGGTGGCGATCAAGCGAAACTCGCCCGCCTGCCCCATCGCATTCCACAACAGCACCGCCACGATTGCCAGCGGCAGAATCACGAGGTATGAAACCACGAGCGCCGAGGAAGTCCGCCGGAAATAGCTGCTGCAGGCGACGCTGATCATTCCGTACAGCGCGACGGAAAACATCAGCGCCAGATAGGCCGCCAACACTTCATACAGCGACACGCCCCCCAGCGGCAAACAGAGCATCACGATCGGCAGCGACGAAAAAATCAGCACCGCCAGATGCGCCAGCGAGGCAAACAGTTTTCCTAGCACGACCGCCGCCGGCCGCAACGGGCTGGCCAGCAGCATTTCATACGTTTTGCGCTCTTTTTCGCCGGTGATCGACCCGGCGGCAAAGCTGGGGGCCATCAGCGACGCGAGCACGTATTGCCCCAAGAAAAACAGATTGATCAGGCTCTTGGCCTCGTCCGATCCTTGCGAAAGATCGACGTGCCGCTGCTGCGGCCAAGCAAGAAACACCAGGATGCCCAGCGCGAGGTTGTAGCCCACGAGCAACAGCATGGCCCGCCGCGTGCGCAAATTGACAAGCAATTCGCGTTGCAAAACGGGATTTTCGAAGAGATACATCGGGGGTGCCCCTCACGGCAACAGCGACGTGGTCACGTCTAGTATTCCCGCGGCGTCACTCTACCTTGTACTCGGAGTGGCAATCCCTGGATTCTTAAAAATCCTTCGGCGTCGGTTTGGTTGTACGAGCCGCCGGCTTCCATGCTGGCCACGGCGGCGTCGTAGAGGCTGTTGGCGCTTTGCCGCGAGGCGACCATGATGTTGCCCTTGTACAAATTCAGCCGCACTTCGCCGTTCACTGGCCGCTGCGCCTGGCGAATGAACGCCAAAAGAGCGTCCATCTTGGCCGTGTACCAAAATCCGTAGTACACCATCTCGGCCACTTCCGGCGAGAGCCGATCGCGCAGATGAACAAGATCGCGGTCGAGCGTGAGCTGCTCCACCAGGAGATGGGCGGCGTAGAGCAATGTCATTCCGGGAGCTTCATACACGCCGCGGCTTTTCATCCCCACGAAGCGGTTCTCGACCATGTCGATCCGGCCGATGCCGTTGCGGCCGCCGATCTTGTTCAACTGGCGAACCATTTCGATGGCGCTATAGCGCCGGCCGTCGATCGTCGTGGGCACTCCCGATTCGAAGCCGATCGCCAGCGATTCCGGCTTGTCGGGCGCCTGCTGCGGCGAGACGGTCATGCCGAAATCGACCAGTTCCAATCCGTTGGTCGAAAGGTCTTCGAGCTTGCCGGCCTCGTAGCTGATGTGCAAGCAGTTTTCATCGGAGCTATACGGCTTGGCGGCCGACGCTTTGACCGGAATTTTGCGTTCATTGCAATACTCGATCATTTCCTTGCGGCCGGGAAACCGCGAGCGAAATTTTTCGATCCGCCACGGCGCAATCACGTGCACCGCCGGATCGAGCGCTTCGGCGGCAAGCTGAAAGCGGCACTGATCGTTTCCCTTGCCCGTCGCGCCATGGGCATAAGCATCGGCCCGCATTTCCCGGGCGACCTGCAAGCAAACCTTCGAAATCAGCGGCCGGGCGATCGAGGTGCCGAGCAGATAGAGCCCTTCGTATTTGGCCTGCCACTGCAGAACGGGAAAGGCGAAATCGCGGCAGAGTTCTTCCTGGGCATCGACGATCCGGGCCGAGGCCGCTCCGCATTGCCGGGCTTTGGCCAGAATTGCCTCGCGATCTTCGCACGGCTGCCCGAGATCGACATACACGGCATGCACATCGTATCCCTCGTCGCGCAGCCAGCCGAGGATGACCGAGGTGTCTAATCCGCCCGAATACGCCAACACGCAGCTTGGCATGGAATGCTCCCGGTTGATTGATTCGATTGTGCACCGGTTCCTGATTTGAATTCAGACGATTATACGGTCTCACGCGGAGGCGCGGAGCCGCCGGAGAGAAAGATTTGGAACACGCTCGAGAGGAAAACGCGGGAGCGGGCAGGCGTCATGCCGACGGCGTTGCGTGCGCATGGCTATTGTAGCAGGCACACGGAGTGTGCCTGCTACGTTGGTTGCGGCTCCGCCCCCGGCATGGCCCGGCGGGAAGGGCAAACATCAATCTCCGCGCTGACAGGGTAGCCGGGGGCAGATAGAATGCCGGCCATGAATCGTCAACCTTATTTATTCGCGGCCGCGGTGTTGGTGGCCATCGCCTTTTCGATCGGCTATGCCGCCGGCAGCGGCGGATTGTCGGGCGTTGGCACGCCTGCCGCGGCCCCCGCCGCGCGGGAAGATGGCATTTCCTGCTATTTCTCGCCGCGCGGCGGTTGCACCGACGCGGTGGTCGCGGAAATCGAGCAGGCGCAGCACGAAATCATGGTGCAGGCCTATTCGTTCACGTCGCACCCGATCGCCGAGGCGCTCATCGAAGCCCACCGTCGCGGTGTGAAGGTGACGATCGTGCTTGATAAAAGCGAGCTCAAGGAACACTCGCTTGCCGACGAAGTGGCGGGAGCCGGCATCCCGACCTTTGTCGACGACAAGCACAAGATTGCCCACAACAAGATCATCCTGATCGACGGCCGGACGATCATCACCGGCAGCTTCAATTTCACCACCGCCGCCGAACACAGCAATGCCGAGAACTTGTTGATCCTCCACGACCGCTCCAAGCTCTACGCCGCGTATCAGCAGAATTTCGAGCACCACCTCGGCCACTCGGTGACGTTTAGGGGCGAGGGGTTAGGGACGAGAAACGAGGGGAAGACAACCAGGGTACGCTTCTAGTATGATCCCATCGAATCGGCCACCTCGATCAGCGCGGCGAACACAACCCGCGGCCGAGTGTCCTTGCTTGTAGGTGCGTTCCCCCTGCTTTTTTCGTGCGCGGCTTGTCGTCGATTTCCACTCGTCCCTCGCCCCTAGCCCCTCGCCCCTAATGTTACGAACCCATACCTGCGGCCAATTGCGAGGCTCCGACGTCGGACAGACCGTGACGCTTTGCGGCTGGGTCGATAAAACCCGGGATCACAAGGGCGTGATCTTCGTCGATCTGCGCGATCGCTATGGCAAGACGCAAGTCGTGTTCGATCCCGATGCCGGGCAGGCGAATATCGACATCGCGCGCTCGCTACGGGCCGAGTTTGTCGTGCTTGTAAGCGGGGTCGTGGCGCATCGGCCGGAAGGAACGGTCAATCCGAAGCTGGCAACCGGCGAGATCGAGTTGCATTGCCGCAAGGTTGTGGTGTTGAACCAAAGCGCGACGCCGCCGTTTCAACCCGGCAGCGAAGAACTGCCGGGCGAAGAGATCCGCCTCAAACATCGCTACATCGATCTTCGCCGCCCCGACATGCAGCGAATCCTGACGCTGCGGCATCGAATCATCAAAGGCATGCGCGATTATTTCGACGAGCACGGCTTTCTCGAGATTGAAACGCCGATGCTCGGCCGCAGCACGCCCGAGGGGGCCCGCGACTATCTCGTGCCGAGCCGCATTCAACACGGCAGTTTCTACGCGCTGCCGCAATCGCCGCAGTTGTACAAGCAGATTCTGATGGTGGCGGGCTACGATCGCTATGTGCAGGTCGCCCGCTGCTTCCGCGACGAAGATCTGCGGGCCGATCGCCAGCCGGAATTCACGCAGTTGGACCTGGAGATGTCGTTTGTCGACTCCGACGACGTGATCGGCATCATCGATGGCCTTGTCGAGCGGATCGCCCGCGATGTGTTGGGCCTGGACGTTAAGTTGCCGCTCAAGCGCATGACCTACGACGAAGCGATGGAGCGATTCGGCCACGATGCGCCCGATTTGCGCTTCGGCATGGAACTTAGCGATCTCACCGATTTGGCAAAGCAAACCGAATTCCGCGTATTTCGCGGGGCTGCGGATGGCGGCGGCCGAGTGCGCGGGGTGAACGCCAAGGGGGCGGCGGCGAATTATTCTCGCAAGAATATCGACGATCTGACCGCCCAGGTGATGCAAAACTCCGGAGCGAAGGGCTTGGCTTGGTTCAAAGTCGAGGAAGGCCGCACGTTGGCCTCGCCGATCGCCAAAAACTTTGCCCCCGAGCTTTTGGCCAAAATCGCCGACCGCATGCAGGCCGAGCCGGGCGATTTGCTGCTGATCGTCGCCGACACGTTCGAGGTGACCTGCAAGGCGCTGTACGGGCTGCGGAAACGATTCGGCGAAGAATTAAAACTCTACGACCCGCGGGCGATGCATTTTTCCTGGATCGTCGAGTTCCCGATGTTTGCTTACGACGAAGAGGAAAAACGCTGGGCCGCAATGCATCACCCGTTCACGGCCTGCCGGCCGCAAGACGACGCGCTTCTTGCCACCGACGCCGGCAAATGCCGCGCTCAGGCCTACGACCTGGTGATCAATGGCTCCGAGGCTGGCGGCGGCACGATCCGAATTCACGACCCGGAAATGCAGCAGCAAGTGTTCGGCCTGTTGGGCATCGACCGGCCGACCGCCCGCGAGCGGTTTGGCTTCTTGCTGGATGCTTTGCAATACGGCGCTCCGCCGCATGGCGGCATCGCGCTGGGCATCGACCGCTGGGTGATGCTCTTCGCCGGCCTGACGAATATCCGCGACTGCATGGCATTCCCGAAAACGCAAAAGGCCACCGACCTGATGACCGAAGCGCCCGGCGCGGTCGATCCGCGGCAGCTAAAGGAATTGGGGATCAAATTGCAGTAAGAAGAAGAAAACGATTCACGCGGAGTCGCGGAGACGGCGGAGGAGGGAAGAGACACCACGCGCGAAACGGCAAGCGATGCACGACGCACTGCGGCCGAACACACGACTTTCCCTGTTCAGATTTGTTCGCGTGCTCCGCGATCCCCGCGTCTCCGCGTGAGAATGTCTTCGTCTTTTACGTCGATACGAAGCATACGAGCGACCGACCGTCGAGTTCGATCGAGCCGTTTGGTGGCGACGGCGGGCCGTCGAGCTTCGGATAAATGTCGTTCGGCGGTTCAGCGGCCGTGTCGACGAATTTTTTCCAACTGATCGGGCGCACCAGCGACGGCAGGGTGAAAGTTCGCGGCAGGTAGCCGGCATGAATGAGCAGCATGACGTGCCGCGACATCTGGCTTCCGTTCCCGGTTTTGGCCGGCGCTCCGAACACGCAGATCAGGCTCGGATCGTCTTCCTCCCAGCGCTTCCCGGAGCCGTCGGCGGCAAACCAACTCACGTCGGGCAGTTCCCCGGCAAGCCACGGTTCGCCGCGCAAGAACTCTTTGCGCCGCAGCGTCGGGTTGGCCCGCCGCATCGCGATCAGACCTTGCACGAAACGCAGCAGATCGGCATTCTTCTCGGCCAGCCGCCAATCGAACCAACTGATCGGATTGTCTTGGCAATAGGCGTTGTTGTTGCCGCGCTGCGTCCGGCGGCATTCGTCGCCCGACAAAATCATCGGCACTCCCTGGCTCAACAACAGCGTCGCCAGAAAGTTGCGAATCTGCCGCTGACGGAGCTGCTCGATCGAACGGCGGCGGGTCGGACCTTCCAGCCCGTAGTTGTCGCTCATGTTGTTGTTGTCGCCGTCGCGATTGCCTTCGCCGTTATCATCGTTGTGCTTGCGGCAATAGCTGACCAGATCGTTGAGCGGGAAGCCGTCGTGGGAGGTGATGAAATTGATGCTGTGGTACGGATGCCGGCCGCCGGCTTGATACAGATCGGCCGAGCCGGCCAATCGCGTCGCCAGTTCGCCGGTCAGATGGCGATCGCCGCGCCAGAAGCGGCGAATATCGTCGCGATATCGGCCGTTCCATTCCGCCCACCGCAGCTTGGCGAACGAGCCGACCTGATACGCTCCCGAGGCGTCCCACGCTTCGGCGATGATCTTCGTGTCGGCCAGCAGCGGATCTTCGGCAATTCGTTCGACCACCGGCGGATTGGGAGTAATGTCGCCGTTTCGGTCGCGGCTCAGGATCGACGCCAAATCGAAGCGGAAGCCGTCGATGTGGAAATTGTGGACCCAATGCCGCAAGCACAAAAAGATCAGTTCGCGAACGATCGGATGATTGCCGTTGATCGTGTTGCCGCAACCGGAATAGTTGCGATAGTAGCTGCCGCCGTTGCCGAGCATGTAGTAGACGCGGTTTTCGAGTCCTTTGAAGCTGAGCGTCGGCCCGAGTTCGTTGCCTTCGGCAGTGTGGTTGAACACGACATCCAGAATCACTTCGATGCCCGCCTGGTGCAGCGCGCGAACCATCTGTTTGAATTCGGTCACCTGCGCTCCGGGCACCGGGCTTGAAGCATAGCCGCGGTGCGGGGCAAAAAACGCCAGCGGATCGTAGCCCCAGTAGTTGGGCCGCGCCAGATCGTGCCCCAAAATCCCCTCGGTCGGGAATTCATGCACCGGCATCAATTCGACGGCCGTCACGCCCAGCGACTTCAAATACGGGATTTTTTCGATCACGCCCAGATACGTGCCGGGATGTTCCACGCCGCTCGACGAATCGCGCGTAAAGCCTCGGACGTGCATTTCGTAGATAACCGTGTCGGACAGGTTGCGGCGCAGATGGCGATCGTCTTCCCAATCGAAGGCATCGTCGATCACCACGCATTTCGGCGGCCGGATCATGCCGTCGTCGCTATGCAAGAATTTTCCGGCGAGCGCTCGGGCGTAGGGATCGATCAGCCGGGCTCGGCCGTCGAAGCGGTTTCCTTTTTCGGGCTCGAACGGCCCATCGGCTTGAAGGTGGTAAAGCTGGCCGTGGCCGACTCCGGGAACAAAGATGCTCCAAATATCACCCCACCGATCGGTTTCACGGTCAAACGAAATGATCTCGTTCGGCTCGCGATCTTCGACGCGATCGTAGAGCAAGAGCCGCATGGCGGTTGCCGATCGGCTGAAAACGACGAATTGCACTCCCGTCTCGTGGACGATGGCGCCGTAGGGGAGAGGATAAGTGAACTGCAGGGCCGGATGAGGGTGCGGAGAAGGCTTGAGCACAGTGCGTTGCGTCTCCAAGGGGTCGGGCGTAGGTTGTTGCATCGTATTGGCCGCCGAGAGCGCTCGGCTCTCAAAAAAACCATACCACCTACTGAACCCAAAGGCCGCCGCCGCGACGCGTAAATCGTGGCCCAATCGAGCTTTGAAAGACGGGTAGCCCGGATTGGCTTGAGTGGGCCGGTTAGCCAAACTTGTCGGCCGTGCCCCGTGGGAGGCTTTCGACCCAGATAGCCTCGCGCAACCGCTCCAGCTTCTCGACTCAATTTAGAATGACTCCTACGAGCACGCGGTGCCATCCTGCTATGCTTGCCCCCCTCTGTCAAGCAAAATCATGGCGACCGACGGTTGGCCGGCGACCCCCGTCGCGGATGTGGCGACGGTTGTGATACGCGGCTCTGCAATGGTGGATTGACTGATTTCCCGCATCAATCACAATGGCCGAACACGGCGATCAATTCATGCAGATCTGTATCGGTCCGGGTTCGGGAGAATCGATTGATGTTGACTCAAATGACAGCCGGCGCCCCTGGGCCGTCGGTCGGTCGATGGTGGAATTGGCTGGTGCGCTCGCGAGCGTGGATCGGCATTCTGCTTTTGCTCCCGTTTGGATTCGCGGCAGTCTTCTCCCCACCGCACTCGCCGGAAGGAAGCTGGGGCGACATCGGCTTGGACATACCAGGTTGGTTGTTGTTCATGGTTGGTGCGGCATTGCGCTGGTGGGCCACTCTCTACATCGGCGGCAGGAAGTCGACGTCGGTCATTACCGAGGGCCCCTATTCCATCTGCCGCAATCCGCTCTACCTGGGCACCTTCTTGATGTTAATGGGATTTTCATTTTACTTGGAGTCGCTGACGTTTGCGGCAGGGTGCGTGGTGGCAGCAGTGTTTTATTTATCCGTTACCGTCTCGGCAGAAGAAACAAGGCTGCGGCAACACTTCGGCCAACCATTCGTCGATTATTGTCGCACGGTGCCACGGTTTTGGCCGCGGTTCCGGCTGTTTCGCTCCACCCCGGAGATCGTCGTGAGCGTCCGCGGTCTTCGGTCGGAAGCATATCGGGCAGCGCGCTGGATTTGGCTGCCGTTGTTAGGCGAAATCGTCGCCCAATGCCGTACCGAGGCCTGGTTTCCCCGCTGGTTCCATATGCCCTAAGTTCCAAGGGCCAAATTTGCGGTTCTCGCCGCGCACCGTCGCGGCCATCTCATCTCCCCCGCGTCTCCCTTGAGACATCTCTTCCCGGAGCGCTACGGCAGCGGTTTGACCGAGCGCCAGCGGTCTGGTAATTTGCAGCATGTCAGGCCTTCTCGCGCGGCGGGACTCTTGGATCGTTTATCTTTGGCGGTTCATCTTCCTCGATATTCGGTAGGGATTCGTTATGGCATCGGTTCGTAGTCGATTGGCATTGGCACTGGTGGCCGGCATCGCGTCGGCAATGTGCGGTTGTTCGGCGAAGACACCCGATCGCGTGGCCGCTCCGGCAATCGATCCGTCGGCAATGGCGGCCAAAGCAATGGCGCTATACGACACGAACAAAGACGGCGTGCTTTCCGGCGACGAACTGAATAAATGCCCCGCCATCAAAACCTCGATCAAGCTCTTCTCCAGCGGCGACGGCAAAGTGACGGCTGACTCGATCGCCGCCGAATTGCAAAAGATGAAAGACAGCAAAGTGGGCATCATGTCGCTGATCGCCAACGTGAAACTCGACGGCGCCGAACTCGAGGGAGCCAAGGTGCAACTCGAACCCGAGCCATTCATGGCCGGCGCTATTTCGTCCGCTTCCGGCATGACGAACGCCAAGGGCTCCGCGAGCCTGGTGATCGATTCGCAAGGCGGCGGCCCGCGCGGTGCAAATCCCGGCCTCTACAAAGTGCGAATCACGAAGCAGGTAAATGGCCACGAAATTATCTCGGCGCGCTAT
Encoded here:
- a CDS encoding type II secretion system protein GspG; translated protein: MNDKVAMRSPSSLRILLLLATLVVAGCESLSASLVDRVPPRALTESTERVLKRRILKYARQHDRLPPDLAALDEMPGYDNDTTDAWGNPILYTVGSDGSVTLTSFGSDGKPGGTGDAADIINRFAPKQADGTWSDELVDWLPDDTAAPKK
- a CDS encoding ABC transporter permease subunit; protein product: MYLFENPVLQRELLVNLRTRRAMLLLVGYNLALGILVFLAWPQQRHVDLSQGSDEAKSLINLFFLGQYVLASLMAPSFAAGSITGEKERKTYEMLLASPLRPAAVVLGKLFASLAHLAVLIFSSLPIVMLCLPLGGVSLYEVLAAYLALMFSVALYGMISVACSSYFRRTSSALVVSYLVILPLAIVAVLLWNAMGQAGEFRLIATVTVIPALFGFICVALFAQTAARLLHPPDVGSEGNEVVDLEEEEQHAVGLVIHADQFPDRLLVPAPRTTLLPDGVNPVFDKELRSEIFSQGTLMLRVVIMVSTVLAMPLMAWLLYIKVYLAPWYIAYVLLFNVLVGPVFSAGSITGERERQTLEMLLTTMISPGKILWGKLFSGLRVSTVLTAFVAWPLLCSYAMGSFGWNNFWAPPAYFGIILMTCLTTSVVAMFCSVLCRKTSVSLMTSYLLIGTLFCLPLALRFFTETYYPGSHTAQWIESIQRISPLSAAFNTPLQFHVPDMTDRGGPWTAYFTYLGFTAVLDTFLLAAIYGLFQTRWRVAE
- a CDS encoding argininosuccinate synthase produces the protein MPSCVLAYSGGLDTSVILGWLRDEGYDVHAVYVDLGQPCEDREAILAKARQCGAASARIVDAQEELCRDFAFPVLQWQAKYEGLYLLGTSIARPLISKVCLQVAREMRADAYAHGATGKGNDQCRFQLAAEALDPAVHVIAPWRIEKFRSRFPGRKEMIEYCNERKIPVKASAAKPYSSDENCLHISYEAGKLEDLSTNGLELVDFGMTVSPQQAPDKPESLAIGFESGVPTTIDGRRYSAIEMVRQLNKIGGRNGIGRIDMVENRFVGMKSRGVYEAPGMTLLYAAHLLVEQLTLDRDLVHLRDRLSPEVAEMVYYGFWYTAKMDALLAFIRQAQRPVNGEVRLNLYKGNIMVASRQSANSLYDAAVASMEAGGSYNQTDAEGFLRIQGLPLRVQGRVTPREY
- a CDS encoding phospholipase D family protein, which encodes MNRQPYLFAAAVLVAIAFSIGYAAGSGGLSGVGTPAAAPAAREDGISCYFSPRGGCTDAVVAEIEQAQHEIMVQAYSFTSHPIAEALIEAHRRGVKVTIVLDKSELKEHSLADEVAGAGIPTFVDDKHKIAHNKIILIDGRTIITGSFNFTTAAEHSNAENLLILHDRSKLYAAYQQNFEHHLGHSVTFRGEGLGTRNEGKTTRVRF
- the aspS gene encoding aspartate--tRNA ligase, coding for MLRTHTCGQLRGSDVGQTVTLCGWVDKTRDHKGVIFVDLRDRYGKTQVVFDPDAGQANIDIARSLRAEFVVLVSGVVAHRPEGTVNPKLATGEIELHCRKVVVLNQSATPPFQPGSEELPGEEIRLKHRYIDLRRPDMQRILTLRHRIIKGMRDYFDEHGFLEIETPMLGRSTPEGARDYLVPSRIQHGSFYALPQSPQLYKQILMVAGYDRYVQVARCFRDEDLRADRQPEFTQLDLEMSFVDSDDVIGIIDGLVERIARDVLGLDVKLPLKRMTYDEAMERFGHDAPDLRFGMELSDLTDLAKQTEFRVFRGAADGGGRVRGVNAKGAAANYSRKNIDDLTAQVMQNSGAKGLAWFKVEEGRTLASPIAKNFAPELLAKIADRMQAEPGDLLLIVADTFEVTCKALYGLRKRFGEELKLYDPRAMHFSWIVEFPMFAYDEEEKRWAAMHHPFTACRPQDDALLATDAGKCRAQAYDLVINGSEAGGGTIRIHDPEMQQQVFGLLGIDRPTARERFGFLLDALQYGAPPHGGIALGIDRWVMLFAGLTNIRDCMAFPKTQKATDLMTEAPGAVDPRQLKELGIKLQ
- the glgX gene encoding glycogen debranching protein GlgX, with translation MQQPTPDPLETQRTVLKPSPHPHPALQFTYPLPYGAIVHETGVQFVVFSRSATAMRLLLYDRVEDREPNEIISFDRETDRWGDIWSIFVPGVGHGQLYHLQADGPFEPEKGNRFDGRARLIDPYARALAGKFLHSDDGMIRPPKCVVIDDAFDWEDDRHLRRNLSDTVIYEMHVRGFTRDSSSGVEHPGTYLGVIEKIPYLKSLGVTAVELMPVHEFPTEGILGHDLARPNYWGYDPLAFFAPHRGYASSPVPGAQVTEFKQMVRALHQAGIEVILDVVFNHTAEGNELGPTLSFKGLENRVYYMLGNGGSYYRNYSGCGNTINGNHPIVRELIFLCLRHWVHNFHIDGFRFDLASILSRDRNGDITPNPPVVERIAEDPLLADTKIIAEAWDASGAYQVGSFAKLRWAEWNGRYRDDIRRFWRGDRHLTGELATRLAGSADLYQAGGRHPYHSINFITSHDGFPLNDLVSYCRKHNDDNGEGNRDGDNNNMSDNYGLEGPTRRRSIEQLRQRQIRNFLATLLLSQGVPMILSGDECRRTQRGNNNAYCQDNPISWFDWRLAEKNADLLRFVQGLIAMRRANPTLRRKEFLRGEPWLAGELPDVSWFAADGSGKRWEEDDPSLICVFGAPAKTGNGSQMSRHVMLLIHAGYLPRTFTLPSLVRPISWKKFVDTAAEPPNDIYPKLDGPPSPPNGSIELDGRSLVCFVST